In Humulus lupulus chromosome 7, drHumLupu1.1, whole genome shotgun sequence, the following are encoded in one genomic region:
- the LOC133789051 gene encoding uncharacterized protein LOC133789051: MERIEQFKVLTNEINMNVASIGTGPPILFLHGFPELWFSWRHQMLSLSKKGYRCIAPDLRGYGDTDAPPEPESYSALHIAGDIVGLLDNLGIDQVFLVGHDWGAFMAWSFCLFRPDRVKAVVNLSVPYIAMNPKKQFLDGFREYYGDLYYMCRFQEQGEMEKEFASIETETVLKKLYTSFGLTPLLIPEEKDGGFKSLPPPETLPSWLTDDVLDFYTKKFDQSGFARGLNYYRSMNTSWKLLIPWSDAQVKVPAKFIVGDLDHPFNLPGMKDYVLNGGFKKDVPLLEEVVIIQDVPHFINQARPDEISDHIYEFIKKF, from the exons ATGGAGCGCATAGAACAATTCAAGGTTCTCACAAACGAAATCAACATGAATGTGGCGTCAATCGGGACCGGTCCGCCTATCCTATTCCTCCATGGCTTTCCTGAGTTGTGGTTCTCCTGGCGCCACCAGATGCTCTCTCTCTCCAAAAAGGGTTACCGCTGTATAGCCCCCGATCTCCGCGGCTATGGTGACACCGACGCGCCGCCGGAGCCGGAGTCTTACAGCGCTCTTCACATCGCCGGAGACATCGTCGGCCTCCTGGACAATCTGGGTATCGACCAAGTCTTCTTGGTTGGCCATGATTGGGGAGCTTTCATGGCTTGGAGTTTTTGCTTGTTCAGGCCTGATAGAGTCAAAGCTGTGGTTAACCTCAGTGTTCCTTACATTGCAATGAACCCCAAGAAACAATTCTTGGATGGGTTTAGGGAATACTATGGAGACTTGTACTACATGTGCAGGTTTCAG GAACAAGGAGAGATGGAAAAAGAATTTGCTTCTATTGAGACTGAAACTGTACTAAAGAAACTCTATACATCTTTTGGCCTAACTCCTTTGCTCATACCAGAAGAAAAAGATGGAGGATTCAAGAGTTTACCACCTCCAGAAACATTACCCTCTTGGTTAACGGATGATGTCCTCGACTTCTATACCAAGAAGTTCGACCAGAGTGGTTTTGCCAGAGGATTGAACTATTATCGATCTATGAACAC ATCATGGAAGCTCCTAATACCTTGGTCAGATGCACAAGTCAAAGTTCCAGCGAAGTTCATAGTGGGGGATCTAGATCACCCCTTCAATCTCCCAGGCATGAAGGATTACGTATTGAATGGTGGCTTCAAAAAAGATGTGCCTTTGCTGGAAGAAGTGGTTATAATTCAAGATGTGCCTCACTTTATCAACCAAGCAAGGCCCGATGAGATTAGCGATCATATATATGAATTTATCAAGAAGTTCTGA